One window of the Cryptomeria japonica chromosome 7, Sugi_1.0, whole genome shotgun sequence genome contains the following:
- the LOC131065709 gene encoding LOW QUALITY PROTEIN: LEAF RUST 10 DISEASE-RESISTANCE LOCUS RECEPTOR-LIKE PROTEIN KINASE-like 1.2 (The sequence of the model RefSeq protein was modified relative to this genomic sequence to represent the inferred CDS: deleted 1 base in 1 codon), which produces MDLCFLLIALGIMIMFPALCRCSASMFETCSNSSASCLAPNGNINIQFPFGAAPGCGHQDFQIQCHSEHFPTIKIGRHEYRILQFNYPEQSIQIVDEAALSTYCYLPNATLTISGSPFRLLPHSTLYLFIHCQKQVRNFSQINCSTDSYLAFSDDDIKANWSSYKKNRRCESVSEIPTRLLEAIDYSTRLIPQNYWTVAYSILAKGFSVKWETNQRYLNSCLSCNSSKGICGYNVSDPEHPFLCHCRKAPSQPLNCFNVIRRRRKTYIIAGGIGGALALLAATTLFVCIWVRKKRYAVASPSWGKDFESVKRNIPSLTVFSYEELEEGTNAFDRSRELGDGGFGVVYLGKLRDGRTVAVKRLHENNPKRLDQFLNELRILSTVHHANLVRLFGYCHQRQNLLLVYEYVPNGTLFYHLHREHPEGEKGLSWRTRLNIALETAEALSYLHFSVEPAIFHRDVKSTNILLDEYMRVKVADFGLSRVMPLESTHISTFPQGTPGYVDPVYHQMYQLTDKSDVYSFGVVLVELISGKKAVDTKRDSKDIGLANMAISNIQNGTLNELVDPDLEFQSDPLVNSMVTGVAELAFMCLSYEKDDRPCMMEVVTQLQRIKQLGYGCPNCQAVGHRAEGFPTFVSFTPPFSPNTPQPMCSSSTASS; this is translated from the exons ATGGACTTATGCTTCCTCCTTATCGCTTTGGGGATCATGATCATGTTTCCTGCTCTTTGCAGATGTTCAGCTTCAATGTTTGAAACCTGTTCCAATTCTTCAGCTTCTTGTCTTGCACCTAATGGCAACATCAACATCCAATTTCCCTTCGGCGCTGCTCCTGGTTGCGGTCACCAAGATTTTCAGATCCAGTGTCACAGTGAGCATTTCCCAACAATAAAGATCGGCAGGCACGAATACAGAATACTACAGTTTAACTATCCTGAGCAGAGCATCCAAATTGTGGATGAAGCGGCTCTTTCTACTTACTGCTATCTGCCAAATGCAACCCTAACCATCTCAGGCAGTCCGTTCCGGCTGCTCCCACATTCCACACTTTATCTTTTCATCCACTGCCAAAAGCAGGTTCGAAATTTCTCTCAAATAAATTGTAGCACAGATTCTTACCTGGCTTTCTCTGATGATGACATAAAAGCCAATTGGTCCTCTtataagaagaataggagatgtgAATCGGTTTCAGAAATACCGACAAGGCTGCTGGAAGCGATTGATTACTCGACGAGATTAATCCCACAAAACTACTGGACGGTGGCGTATAGCATTCTAGCAAAAGGATTTTCGGTAAAATGGGAGACGAATCAGAGGTACCTGAATAGTTGTCTCTCGTGCAATTCAAGTAAAGGGATATGCGGGTATAATGTTTCGGACCCTGAACATCCGTTTCTGTGCCATTGCAGGAAAGCCCCTTCCCAGCCGCTCAATTGCTTCAACG tcattaggaggaggaggaaaACATATATCATTG CGGGCGGCATCGGAGGTGCGCTTGCATTACTAGCTGCAACAACACTATTTGTATGCATCTGGGTTAGGAAGAAACGGTACGCCGTGGCGTCCCCCAGCTGGGGCAAAGATTTTGAATCTGTGAAGAGAAATATCCCCAGTTTGACAGTTTTCAGCTATGAGGAACTGGAAGAGGGGACTAATGCGTTTGACAGGAGTAGGGAACTAGGAGACGGGGGCTTCGGAGTGGTGTACCTAGGAAAGCTTCGGGACGGGCGTACCGTCGCAGTAAAGAGACTCCATGAGAACAACCCTAAAAGGCTGGACCAATTCCTTAATGAGCTTAGGATTCTCTCAACTGTGCACCACGCTAATTTGGTGCGCCTCTTCGGTTACTGCCATCAACGCCAAAATTTGCTGCTTGTTTATGAATATGTCCCTAATGGCACCTTGTTCTACCATCTTCACCGCGAACACCCAGAAGGAGAAAAGGGCTTATCTTGGAGGACCCGATTAAATATTGCTCTGGAAACGGCGGAAGCTTTGTCCTATCTTCACTTCTCAGTTGAGCCTGCAATTTTTCACAGAGACGTAAAGTCCACTAACATTCTGTTGGATGAATATATGAGAGTAAAAGTGGCTGATTTTGGGCTGTCAAGGGTAATGCCTCTGGAGTCCACACACATTTCCACATTCCCCCAGGGGACACCCGGCTATGTAGACCCCGTC TACCATCAGATGTATCAGCTCACAGATAAAAGTGATGTTTACAGCTTCGGTGTGGTTTTGGTGGAGCTCATATCGGGGAAGAAAGCTGTGGATACAAAGAGAGATAGCAAGGACATCGGCTTGGCAAACATGGCGATCTCCAATATTCAAAACGGTACTTTGAATGAGCTGGTGGATCCGGATCTGGAGTTTCAGAGCGACCCTCTTGTAAATTCAATGGTTACAGGTGTTGCTGAGTTAGCCTTCATGTGTCTGTCGTATGAGAAGGACGACAGGCCCTGTATGATGGAAGTTGTGACTCAGCTTCAACGCATAAAGCAGTTGGGTTATGGGTGTCCCAACTGCCAGGCGGTGGGACACAGGGCCGAGGGATTCCCAACCTTCGTTTCCTTCACGCCGCCCTTTTCTCCAAACACACCTCAACCAATGTGCTCCAGCTCCACCGCAAGCTCTTAA